GTCCTTGGTACAAAGAAACGACATCCAAAGGCATAAACATATTCTTCATCCAAACCGTTACCGGACGGGGTGGGTTGACAGGAAATAACATTCCCTTGTCAGGAGGCAAAGAATGCCGATAGCTCAGTCCTTTGGTTTGTTGTTCCGATGTCGTGGCAACCTCTAAATTAATAGTTTGTCCGCTCACAACCAAACGCGCCCCCAATGGCAAAACTTGAGGCTGTCGAGAATAGAGTGTAATAGCAACAGATACAACAGAAAGCCCAAATAAACTGATTCCTATAGCCCAACCCAACCTATCCAACCAGACACTTACTCTCCCCAAACTAAGCGGATTGATTCGCGTTTGACGTGAGGGTTTCTCCCCAGAATGACTGAATGGGTGGTGCATAAATAGATTGGTCCTCGCTGCTAGAAGGTTGAGCCACATAACGCGCCTCATTCTCAATCGCTATAACTCGGTCGGGGTCACGCACATAAAGAGGAGTAATCGCTTCCCGTTCCTCCAACAACTCCTGCAACCCAAGAAGACTGCGCTGTCCCTTGTAGAAAACTTTTCTTGCTGCTTTCTCCACAATCCGAGCTAATTCTGCACCCGTACAATTAACAGTTTTTCCCAGTAGAATCTTCCATTCTTGTTGCGTTAGCGGACCATCCCCATCCTTGTAGCGCTCATCAAACCGTGAAGCGTGCAACTGAAGAATTTGCTTGCGTTCAATTGCTGTTGGAAATCCCACATAAAAAATTTCGTCAAAACGCCCAACGCGAGTTAGTTCTGGAGGGAGAGATTTAAGACGGTTTAATGTGGCAATGACAAACGTTGCTGACTGCTTTTCCTGTAACCAAGTCAGCAATACCCCCAGCAACGCCCTAGAATTAACATCCTCTCCCCTATCATTTGAAGCCGTAAACAACTTATCGAACTCGTCAAAATACACCACTGCTGGAACACA
Above is a window of Allocoleopsis franciscana PCC 7113 DNA encoding:
- a CDS encoding DUF192 domain-containing protein, yielding MHHPFSHSGEKPSRQTRINPLSLGRVSVWLDRLGWAIGISLFGLSVVSVAITLYSRQPQVLPLGARLVVSGQTINLEVATTSEQQTKGLSYRHSLPPDKGMLFPVNPPRPVTVWMKNMFMPLDVVSLYQGRVVTVAPSLPPCQTNTCPLYKSEVVVDRVVELPAGTIKKLKLKQGVQVRILPVIAPAICSQASVFDKSRCWVSFINSIATALGDRTLVAQREGIANTPANLWQAEKLSDER